The Winogradskyella schleiferi genome has a window encoding:
- a CDS encoding elongation factor G: MKVFDNKHIKNVAFVGTHRAGKTTLSETMLFEAGLINRRGTVEQQNTVSDYHEFEHQRGASVFSTPLHTEWRNYKINIIDTPGLDDYIGEIISSIRVADTIVTVINAKHGADIGTEIIWNYVDRYHKPTLFVINKIDSEKANFETSVKSLQALVGNNAVLVQYPIKLDGAQCIVDVLKMKCYKFGPEGGKPEKLEIPEDQLEYAKQLQNELVEKAAENDEELMELYFDKGTLNEDELRQGIKMGMLNHDLFPIFCVSALNDMGSGRLMGFIDNVAPSASDLNPEQTIEGDLIKSDVNADASLFVFKNIYQPNLGQITFFKVMSGQVKVNDKLFNTRTGESETLNQLYIMDGRQKHSVQKLNAGDIGATTKLKYTETNDTLATHAEAGTIKPIKFPQPRLVKTVFAETATEEEKLSDALRSISSQDLTINLSYNNETHQTLIGTQGELHLATLNWLLEHVYDVKVKFEAPKISYRETIQRSATANYRHKKQSGGSGQFGQVHLKIEPYYEGMPEPEGFSLRGKEVVDLPWDGKLVFYNCIVGGVIDQRYLPSIMKGILEVMESGPLTDSYIRDVRVMVYDGKMHAVDSNDISFKIAGSYAFKDAFLNANPKLLEPTVKMQLRVPEQMIGGVMTELQSRRALIQGIETEAHFQILNCTIPSAELTDFSSQLRSLTQGRATYSSRFDSYSAVPNHIQKQLVKEKELITT, encoded by the coding sequence ATGAAAGTTTTTGATAATAAGCACATTAAGAATGTAGCTTTTGTTGGCACACATCGCGCTGGCAAAACCACACTGTCTGAGACCATGTTGTTTGAAGCAGGTCTAATTAACAGACGAGGCACCGTAGAACAACAAAACACAGTATCTGACTACCATGAATTTGAGCACCAACGCGGTGCTTCTGTTTTTTCAACACCTTTGCATACAGAATGGCGTAACTATAAAATCAATATCATAGATACTCCAGGATTAGATGATTATATTGGCGAAATCATATCTTCTATCCGCGTAGCAGATACTATAGTTACTGTCATCAATGCTAAGCATGGAGCAGATATTGGAACGGAAATTATCTGGAATTATGTTGATCGATACCACAAACCAACGCTTTTCGTCATTAATAAAATTGATAGTGAAAAAGCCAATTTTGAAACGAGCGTTAAGAGCCTTCAGGCACTGGTAGGAAATAATGCAGTATTAGTTCAGTATCCTATTAAACTAGATGGAGCTCAATGTATTGTTGACGTACTTAAAATGAAATGTTACAAATTTGGTCCAGAAGGAGGGAAACCTGAGAAATTAGAGATTCCTGAAGATCAATTGGAATATGCTAAACAACTTCAAAATGAGCTTGTAGAAAAAGCAGCTGAAAACGATGAAGAGTTAATGGAACTCTATTTTGATAAAGGAACACTTAACGAAGATGAATTAAGACAAGGTATTAAAATGGGCATGTTAAATCATGATTTATTTCCTATATTTTGTGTTTCTGCCTTAAATGATATGGGATCAGGTCGTTTAATGGGCTTTATTGATAATGTTGCTCCTTCAGCTTCAGATTTAAACCCAGAACAAACCATAGAAGGTGATCTTATAAAATCTGATGTTAATGCAGATGCCTCACTTTTTGTATTCAAAAATATATATCAACCAAATTTAGGACAAATTACCTTTTTTAAGGTGATGTCTGGTCAAGTGAAGGTAAACGATAAATTATTTAACACAAGGACTGGTGAGTCTGAAACCTTAAACCAACTGTACATTATGGATGGTAGGCAAAAGCATTCGGTACAAAAGTTGAATGCTGGTGATATAGGTGCCACCACTAAATTAAAATATACAGAGACTAACGATACCTTGGCAACACATGCTGAAGCTGGTACTATAAAACCAATTAAATTTCCTCAACCAAGACTCGTAAAAACGGTTTTTGCAGAAACAGCTACTGAAGAAGAAAAACTAAGTGATGCTTTAAGAAGTATTAGCAGTCAAGATTTGACAATAAATTTAAGCTATAACAACGAAACACATCAGACGTTAATTGGTACACAAGGAGAGCTGCATTTAGCTACTTTAAATTGGCTATTAGAGCATGTTTATGACGTAAAAGTAAAGTTTGAAGCTCCTAAGATATCGTATAGAGAAACCATTCAACGCAGTGCAACGGCAAATTACAGACATAAAAAACAGAGTGGTGGATCTGGTCAATTTGGTCAGGTACATTTGAAAATAGAACCTTATTATGAAGGTATGCCAGAACCAGAGGGTTTTTCGCTTAGAGGTAAAGAGGTTGTGGATTTGCCTTGGGATGGCAAGTTGGTATTTTATAACTGTATCGTTGGTGGCGTTATAGATCAACGCTATTTACCTTCTATTATGAAAGGTATTTTAGAAGTTATGGAATCTGGACCATTAACTGATTCCTATATAAGAGATGTGAGAGTGATGGTTTATGATGGCAAAATGCATGCTGTGGATTCTAATGATATATCATTTAAAATTGCAGGTTCTTACGCATTTAAAGACGCATTTTTAAATGCGAATCCTAAGCTTTTAGAGCCAACAGTAAAAATGCAATTGCGCGTGCCAGAACAAATGATTGGTGGTGTAATGACGGAATTACAAAGTAGACGAGCATTAATTCAAGGTATTGAAACAGAAGCACATTTTCAAATACTTAATTGCACAATTCCTTCTGCAGAACTAACCGATTTTTCTAGTCAATTGCGTTCATTAACTCAAGGTAGAGCTACTTATTCTTCGCGATTTGATAGTTATAGTGCTGTACCAAATCATATACAAAAACAATTAGTAAAAGAAAAAGAATTAATAACCACATAA
- the hpf gene encoding ribosome hibernation-promoting factor, HPF/YfiA family, with translation MKNIIFEYHDIAKSERLEAFAKEKLENLFKRYDFVIRADVFFKSENTSSDETGKKCGIRLRAPGPRLFAESSHDNFNDAISETVNELLRQLEKRNDKMKTF, from the coding sequence ATGAAAAATATAATATTCGAATATCACGATATTGCTAAGAGTGAAAGACTCGAAGCTTTTGCAAAAGAGAAGTTAGAAAACCTGTTTAAACGCTATGATTTTGTAATAAGAGCAGACGTTTTTTTCAAATCAGAAAACACAAGTAGTGATGAAACAGGAAAAAAGTGTGGCATTAGATTGAGAGCACCTGGTCCTCGTTTGTTTGCAGAATCGTCGCATGACAATTTCAATGATGCCATATCTGAAACTGTAAACGAACTTTTACGACAATTAGAAAAGCGAAATGACAAAATGAAAACATTTTAA
- a CDS encoding arsenate reductase family protein, with the protein MGVISRDKGQINCIYASESDFGKQLEGYLESSGKDILMINLSKTMPTPTQWQELAKELKTDIKEFIDFSEVENAEKDSNFDTNDYVTILENNPKSFKGAIIVNGNKTEHIKTVTEVLSYFNIDSSGIEKTLHTKDPNIDKTTENDNFV; encoded by the coding sequence ATGGGAGTTATAAGTAGAGATAAAGGACAAATAAATTGTATTTATGCGAGTGAATCTGATTTTGGTAAACAATTAGAAGGTTATTTAGAATCATCAGGTAAAGATATTTTAATGATTAACCTTAGTAAAACCATGCCTACACCGACCCAATGGCAAGAATTGGCAAAAGAACTCAAAACAGATATTAAGGAATTCATCGATTTTTCGGAAGTTGAAAACGCAGAAAAAGATTCAAATTTTGATACCAATGATTATGTGACTATATTAGAAAATAATCCAAAATCATTTAAAGGCGCCATTATCGTAAATGGTAATAAAACAGAACATATTAAAACAGTAACAGAAGTTCTTAGTTATTTTAATATTGATAGTTCAGGAATAGAAAAGACTTTACATACAAAAGATCCTAACATTGATAAAACAACTGAGAACGACAATTTTGTTTAA
- a CDS encoding DUF1853 family protein, giving the protein MDKCTLLRFQGYDKSFSLFNINYFKAIEQIKLSSKLEALSLGILEFKNQRLGKLVEEFVFFQLRQDASVEWIIENIQIQEEQRTIGELDAIYGSNEKSFHLEIVYKFYLYDTLQTYSNPLSYWIGPNRRDTLDYKLDKLKTKQFPLLFNKVTQKQLISQNINTTHMQQKLCFKAQLFLPHNNSEINIEPLNTKCISGFYVSFKAISTFEKLEFYIPKKLDWLIIPHHNVDWLDYDTAIISIGEHISSKRSPMVWLKYSNSDIKKCFITWW; this is encoded by the coding sequence ATGGATAAATGTACATTATTACGATTCCAAGGATACGACAAATCTTTTTCGTTATTTAACATCAATTATTTTAAAGCTATTGAACAGATTAAACTCAGTTCAAAACTTGAAGCTTTAAGTCTTGGAATTTTAGAGTTTAAAAACCAACGGTTAGGAAAGTTAGTTGAGGAATTTGTGTTTTTTCAGCTTAGACAGGATGCGTCAGTAGAATGGATAATAGAGAATATTCAAATTCAAGAAGAGCAAAGAACTATTGGCGAGCTTGATGCCATTTATGGTTCAAATGAAAAATCTTTTCATTTAGAAATCGTTTATAAATTTTATCTCTATGACACTCTTCAAACTTATAGCAATCCCCTCTCCTATTGGATTGGTCCGAATCGCAGAGATACATTGGACTACAAATTAGATAAATTAAAAACCAAACAATTTCCGCTACTCTTTAATAAAGTAACCCAAAAACAACTTATAAGCCAAAATATCAATACTACTCACATGCAACAAAAATTGTGTTTTAAAGCCCAATTATTTTTGCCTCACAATAATTCCGAAATTAATATAGAACCACTTAACACAAAATGTATAAGTGGTTTCTATGTATCATTTAAAGCTATTTCTACTTTTGAAAAGCTAGAATTCTATATCCCAAAAAAGTTAGATTGGCTAATTATTCCTCATCATAATGTCGATTGGCTTGATTATGATACTGCTATAATTTCTATTGGAGAACATATTAGTTCAAAGCGTTCACCTATGGTTTGGCTGAAATATAGTAATTCCGATATAAAAAAATGTTTCATAACTTGGTGGTAA
- a CDS encoding pseudouridine synthase encodes MKHRYYKIYKPYGYLSQFVNHQNKRRNKKLLSELQEFTDDVMAVGRLDEKSEGLLLLTTNGKFSNYITSSKIEKEYHVMVDGIITSKAILDLQNGIDISVDGKIYKTKPCKAELLEDTSHIVDRFVRDEKHGPTSWLTITLTEGKFRQVRKMTAKVGFPTLRLVRVRIGNYELENMKPNAVKEINPKLPKLKRNRCLNSFE; translated from the coding sequence ATGAAACACAGGTATTACAAAATTTATAAACCCTACGGCTATTTAAGCCAGTTTGTTAATCATCAAAATAAAAGGCGAAACAAGAAACTTCTATCAGAATTACAGGAGTTTACTGATGATGTTATGGCTGTGGGTCGTTTAGACGAAAAATCAGAAGGTTTATTATTATTGACTACCAATGGAAAATTCAGTAATTACATCACGAGTTCTAAAATCGAAAAAGAATACCATGTAATGGTTGATGGCATAATAACATCAAAAGCGATTTTAGACTTGCAAAATGGAATCGATATTTCAGTAGATGGAAAAATTTATAAAACGAAACCATGTAAAGCCGAGCTTTTAGAAGACACTTCTCACATTGTGGACCGTTTTGTAAGAGATGAAAAGCATGGGCCAACATCATGGTTAACTATAACATTAACTGAGGGTAAGTTTAGACAGGTACGTAAAATGACCGCAAAAGTTGGTTTTCCTACGTTAAGACTAGTAAGAGTTAGAATCGGGAATTATGAATTAGAAAACATGAAACCTAATGCAGTTAAAGAAATAAACCCTAAATTGCCCAAATTGAAAAGAAACCGCTGTTTAAACAGTTTTGAATAA
- a CDS encoding sulfurtransferase, which produces MMIEKNQISNLVSVDWLHTNMNASNLIILDATINKVVDEIAIRIPNARFFDIKQKFSDTSAPFPSTLPSKEQFEKEAKNLGINNNSIIVVYDDKGVYSSARAWWLFKVFGFNDIAVLDGGLPEWKLNNFPVDYYTDEIYSKGNIGMDLNSKLMTNFEGIHHFIEDEEAQVIDARSEARFKCLVDEPRVGLRRGTIPNSMNLPYTKLFDGNTFKSIDQLSIIFSNLEMGKNKRTLVFSCGSGITACILALAATLCNYKNLVVYDGSWTEYGSLIE; this is translated from the coding sequence ATGATGATAGAAAAAAATCAAATTTCAAATTTAGTTTCAGTCGATTGGCTTCATACAAATATGAATGCCTCAAATTTAATCATCTTAGATGCTACGATCAATAAAGTAGTGGATGAAATTGCAATAAGAATTCCGAACGCTAGATTCTTCGATATTAAACAAAAATTCAGTGATACTTCTGCACCTTTTCCAAGCACCTTGCCTTCAAAAGAACAATTTGAAAAAGAAGCAAAAAACCTTGGCATAAATAACAATTCCATTATCGTGGTATATGATGATAAAGGTGTTTACTCAAGCGCTAGGGCGTGGTGGTTGTTTAAGGTTTTTGGGTTTAATGATATAGCAGTTTTAGATGGTGGATTGCCAGAATGGAAACTGAATAATTTTCCTGTTGATTATTATACTGACGAAATCTATTCTAAAGGAAATATTGGGATGGATTTAAATTCAAAATTAATGACCAATTTTGAAGGTATACATCATTTTATTGAAGACGAAGAGGCGCAAGTAATAGATGCACGCTCAGAAGCACGTTTTAAATGTCTCGTTGATGAACCTAGAGTTGGGTTGCGACGTGGAACTATTCCTAATTCAATGAATTTGCCTTATACCAAATTGTTTGATGGAAATACTTTCAAATCAATTGATCAATTATCAATTATCTTTAGTAATTTAGAGATGGGAAAAAATAAAAGGACTCTAGTTTTTAGTTGTGGTTCGGGTATTACGGCTTGTATTTTAGCGTTGGCGGCCACACTTTGTAATTATAAAAATTTAGTTGTCTATGACGGTTCATGGACAGAATATGGAAGCTTAATTGAATAA
- a CDS encoding dicarboxylate/amino acid:cation symporter — MKKLALHWKIIIGMVLGIIWALLSSTLGWSEFTINWIDPFGTIFINLLKLIAVPLVLFSIIGGVANIGDPSSLGRMGGKTLGIYLITTILAISLGLLLVNVFKPGALIDQQSRIDNRISYEIWADAEGYEIKDGINYLQDPEFFERAQEISELSKSELREAAVADKMESVEKRKETTPLQPLIDIVPSNFFHSLSDNGLMLQIIFFAVFFGVCLLFIPTDKSQPVLNIVDGINEVFLKMVDIVMQAAPFFVFALLAGVVSKMAGDDIGKVVEIFKSLSWYSLTVLVGLLLMIFGVYPMVLKLFVKKIPYKGFFKGMGPAQTLAFSTSSSAATLPVTMECVEQNLGVDKKVTSFVLPIGATVNMDGTSMYQAIAVVFLAQLHMIDLTIGQQITVVLTATLASIGSAAVPSAGLVMLIIVLSSVGLNPAWIAIIFPVDRILDMFRTVVNVTGDATVCSIIADGEDLLDYKEHENPSETFDLDS; from the coding sequence ATGAAAAAACTAGCACTACACTGGAAAATAATAATTGGAATGGTACTCGGAATCATTTGGGCTTTATTATCGAGCACATTGGGTTGGAGCGAATTTACAATCAATTGGATTGATCCCTTTGGTACGATTTTTATTAATTTATTAAAGCTTATTGCAGTGCCATTAGTACTGTTCTCAATTATTGGTGGTGTTGCAAATATTGGTGATCCGTCTAGTTTAGGTAGAATGGGAGGAAAGACCTTAGGTATTTACTTGATTACCACTATTCTTGCTATTTCATTGGGCTTGCTTTTGGTTAATGTTTTTAAACCTGGAGCTTTAATCGATCAACAAAGCCGAATAGACAATCGTATCAGTTATGAAATTTGGGCAGATGCTGAAGGTTACGAAATTAAGGATGGCATAAATTATCTTCAAGATCCTGAGTTTTTTGAGCGTGCGCAGGAAATCTCAGAATTATCTAAAAGTGAACTCAGGGAAGCTGCTGTTGCCGATAAAATGGAATCAGTTGAAAAACGTAAAGAAACGACACCTTTACAGCCCTTGATAGATATTGTTCCAAGCAATTTTTTCCATTCGCTTTCTGACAATGGATTAATGCTACAAATTATATTTTTTGCGGTTTTCTTTGGGGTTTGCTTATTGTTTATTCCAACAGATAAATCACAGCCTGTACTAAACATAGTCGATGGTATCAATGAAGTCTTTTTAAAAATGGTGGATATCGTAATGCAAGCCGCTCCATTTTTTGTTTTTGCGCTATTAGCTGGTGTGGTTAGTAAAATGGCAGGTGATGATATCGGTAAAGTGGTAGAGATATTTAAAAGTCTTAGTTGGTACTCATTAACCGTTTTGGTTGGCTTATTACTTATGATTTTTGGTGTGTATCCAATGGTACTTAAACTATTCGTGAAAAAAATTCCGTATAAAGGATTTTTTAAGGGAATGGGTCCTGCACAAACTTTAGCATTTTCTACATCGAGTAGTGCAGCAACATTGCCTGTAACCATGGAATGTGTGGAGCAAAATTTAGGCGTTGATAAAAAAGTAACCAGTTTTGTTCTCCCAATTGGCGCGACGGTCAATATGGATGGTACCAGTATGTATCAAGCAATTGCTGTTGTTTTTTTAGCGCAATTGCATATGATTGATTTAACAATAGGGCAACAAATAACAGTTGTGTTAACGGCAACCTTAGCTTCCATTGGATCTGCAGCTGTGCCAAGTGCTGGTTTGGTAATGTTAATTATTGTATTGAGTTCCGTAGGATTAAATCCGGCTTGGATTGCTATTATTTTTCCTGTAGATAGAATTTTGGATATGTTTAGAACCGTTGTGAATGTAACGGGTGATGCCACCGTTTGTTCCATTATTGCAGATGGTGAAGATCTACTGGATTATAAAGAGCATGAAAATCCGTCGGAAACTTTTGATTTGGATTCATGA
- the aroC gene encoding chorismate synthase, whose product MAGNSFGKLFKLTTYGESHGKAIGGIIDGCPSGLKLDFEAIQNELDRRKPGQSKIVTQRKEPDTVEFYSGIFEGVTTGTPIGFVIHNTNQKSKDYSHIKDVYRPSHADYTYHKKYGVRDYRGGGRSSARETASRVVAGAIAKQMISAIKINAFTSSVGDIFIDKPYQDLDFGKIESNVIRCPDEATAEKMIAKIGEIKKQGDTIGGTITCVIQNVPVGLGEPVFDKLHAELGKAMLSINAVKGFEYGSGFCGAKMKGSEHNDLFNEDGSTKSNLSGGVQGGISNGMDIYFRVAFKPVATVIQKQDALNSSGDIVEMQGKGRHDPCVVPRAVPIVEAMAALVIADNLLLRRQETREW is encoded by the coding sequence ATGGCAGGAAATTCCTTCGGAAAATTATTTAAACTGACTACATACGGCGAATCGCATGGAAAGGCGATTGGCGGCATTATTGATGGCTGTCCTTCAGGATTGAAACTCGATTTTGAAGCGATTCAAAATGAATTAGACAGAAGAAAACCAGGTCAGTCCAAAATTGTGACCCAACGTAAAGAACCGGATACGGTTGAGTTTTATTCCGGTATTTTTGAAGGGGTGACCACTGGAACACCAATTGGGTTCGTGATTCACAATACCAATCAGAAATCAAAAGACTATTCGCACATCAAAGATGTCTATCGACCAAGTCATGCCGATTATACTTACCATAAAAAATATGGCGTTAGGGATTATAGAGGTGGAGGACGAAGTTCTGCTCGTGAAACGGCCTCTCGAGTGGTTGCTGGTGCGATTGCTAAACAAATGATTAGCGCTATTAAAATAAACGCCTTTACGTCTTCGGTTGGCGATATTTTTATTGATAAACCGTATCAAGATTTGGATTTTGGTAAGATTGAATCTAATGTCATTCGCTGTCCAGACGAAGCTACAGCCGAAAAAATGATTGCAAAAATTGGAGAAATCAAAAAGCAAGGCGATACCATTGGAGGTACCATTACCTGTGTGATTCAAAATGTACCCGTCGGATTGGGAGAGCCCGTTTTTGACAAACTACACGCAGAACTCGGCAAGGCCATGCTTTCCATAAATGCCGTAAAAGGTTTTGAATATGGAAGCGGATTTTGTGGCGCAAAAATGAAAGGTAGTGAACATAACGATTTATTTAACGAAGACGGAAGTACAAAATCCAATTTATCAGGAGGCGTACAAGGTGGTATTTCCAATGGAATGGACATTTATTTCAGAGTGGCTTTTAAACCGGTAGCTACAGTAATTCAAAAACAAGATGCATTGAACAGTTCCGGCGATATCGTTGAAATGCAAGGCAAAGGACGACATGATCCTTGTGTGGTGCCAAGAGCTGTGCCTATAGTAGAGGCTATGGCTGCTTTGGTTATTGCAGATAATTTGCTGCTGCGTAGACAAGAGACTCGTGAATGGTAA
- a CDS encoding UDP-2,3-diacylglucosamine diphosphatase: MKLKRKVEIAVISDVHLGTHGCHAKQLLTYLNSIEPKKLILNGDIVDVWQFKKRYFPKSHLSVIKKIMDFAANGTEVVYITGNHDEMLRKFADTEIGNISIVNKLVLNLDGKRAWFFHGDVFDISIQNAKWLAKLGGYGYDFLIRINQIANWYSDRLGNERYSLSKKIKNSVKSAVKYVNDFEKVATDLAIENGYDYVICGHIHQPKILSIEKKNGKTTYLNSGDWVENFTALEYQFKRWKIYNYNKDKLSAFYADEELKDMNFKDLIAAITIVEQPKTEKKKNKEKK, translated from the coding sequence ATGAAACTCAAACGGAAAGTTGAAATAGCGGTTATCTCTGACGTTCACCTTGGAACGCATGGTTGCCATGCCAAACAGTTATTAACTTATTTGAATAGTATCGAACCAAAAAAACTGATTTTAAATGGTGATATTGTAGATGTTTGGCAATTCAAAAAACGCTATTTTCCTAAATCTCACCTCAGTGTCATTAAAAAAATAATGGATTTTGCAGCTAATGGTACAGAAGTAGTTTACATTACAGGAAACCATGATGAAATGTTACGCAAGTTTGCCGATACTGAAATTGGAAATATTTCGATTGTCAATAAGTTGGTTTTAAATTTAGATGGAAAACGGGCTTGGTTTTTTCATGGTGACGTTTTTGATATTTCCATTCAAAATGCAAAGTGGCTGGCGAAACTCGGAGGCTATGGTTATGATTTTCTTATTCGAATTAATCAAATAGCTAATTGGTATTCAGATAGATTGGGTAATGAGCGCTACTCCTTATCCAAGAAAATAAAAAATAGTGTAAAAAGTGCTGTAAAATACGTCAATGATTTTGAAAAAGTAGCGACTGACTTAGCTATTGAGAATGGTTATGACTATGTTATTTGTGGTCATATCCATCAACCAAAAATTTTAAGTATAGAAAAGAAAAACGGTAAAACTACATATTTAAATTCCGGTGATTGGGTTGAAAACTTTACGGCTTTAGAATATCAGTTTAAACGTTGGAAAATTTACAATTACAATAAGGATAAATTGTCTGCATTTTATGCTGATGAAGAACTGAAAGATATGAATTTTAAGGATTTGATTGCGGCAATAACTATTGTTGAGCAACCAAAGACTGAAAAGAAGAAGAATAAAGAGAAAAAATAG